In one Musa acuminata AAA Group cultivar baxijiao chromosome BXJ2-5, Cavendish_Baxijiao_AAA, whole genome shotgun sequence genomic region, the following are encoded:
- the LOC103973565 gene encoding uncharacterized protein LOC103973565, protein MASASSPSSSGFFSICLLHAVAATTCGALMMFYQNEAMVVGHGRETAARLLQGSTPRDQLLIQTSDSFAGLLLFAIGLLLFMVAFVEDRDFQAFFAKGCALLHAAVALWRVCFERRVDCLARDWPRQLVGDLVLGLSWLLFLVYCWSDKYD, encoded by the coding sequence ATGGCATCAgcatcttctccttcctcctcgggATTCTTCTCGATCTGCCTGCTGCACGCGGTGGCGGCGACGACGTGCGGGGCGCTGATGATGTTCTACCAGAACGAGGCCATGGTGGTGGGGCACGGGCGGGAAACGGCGGCGCGGCTGCTGCAGGGGTCGACCCCCCGCGACCAGCTGCTGATCCAGACCTCCGACTCCTTCGCCGGGCTGTTGCTCTTCGCCATCGGCCTCCTGCTCTTCATGGTGGCCTTCGTGGAGGACCGCGACTTCCAGGCCTTCTTCGCCAAGGGCTGCGCCCTGCTCCATGCCGCCGTTGCCCTCTGGCGCGTCTGCTTCGAGCGCCGCGTCGACTGCCTCGCCCGCGACTGGCCTCGCCAGCTCGTAGGTGACCTCGTCCTTGGCCTTTCCTGGCTTCTCTTCCTCGTCTACTGCTGGAGCGACAAGTACGACTGA